One window of the Amycolatopsis mediterranei genome contains the following:
- a CDS encoding rhomboid-like protein codes for MTPEAQSMLLRAERPIPSIAVARRSPWALLRYVPNPKTTPFTFGYLVVLLATTLLLEFADPALTTRLLQLSSTDAHNLWRRPLTSLLSSAIWLPGENWLVYALIFAIAVAPLERRFGARRTALVFLAGHIVATLVTELPVMALISAHVLPNSAGHWLDIGVSYGFFTTAGALVFLLPGRARLLALAATEAFIAAIWLSDDPTSLDSIVTLLGHAFAAHFGLLVCGPWLRERIRRPSPDFAG; via the coding sequence ATGACCCCCGAAGCTCAGTCCATGCTGCTGAGAGCCGAACGGCCGATCCCCTCGATCGCCGTCGCGCGCCGCAGTCCGTGGGCGTTGCTCCGGTACGTCCCCAACCCGAAGACGACGCCGTTCACCTTCGGCTACCTGGTCGTTCTGCTGGCCACGACGCTGCTGCTCGAGTTCGCCGACCCGGCGCTGACGACCCGGCTGCTCCAGCTCTCCAGCACCGACGCCCACAACCTGTGGCGGCGCCCGCTGACCTCCCTGCTGAGCAGCGCGATCTGGCTGCCCGGCGAAAACTGGCTCGTCTACGCCCTGATCTTCGCGATCGCCGTCGCGCCGCTGGAACGCCGGTTCGGCGCCCGCCGCACGGCGCTGGTGTTCCTCGCCGGCCACATCGTGGCCACCCTCGTCACCGAACTGCCGGTGATGGCGCTGATCAGTGCGCACGTGCTGCCGAACTCGGCCGGGCACTGGCTCGACATCGGCGTCAGCTACGGCTTCTTCACCACCGCCGGCGCGCTGGTGTTCCTCCTGCCCGGCCGCGCGCGCCTGCTGGCGCTGGCCGCGACGGAGGCGTTCATCGCGGCGATCTGGCTGAGCGACGACCCGACGAGCCTCGACTCGATCGTCACGCTGCTCGGCCACGCGTTCGCCGCGCACTTCGGGCTGCTGGTCTGCGGACCGTGGCTGCGGGAGCGCATCCGCAGGCCGAGCCCGGATTTCGCCGGGTAG